In one window of Juglans regia cultivar Chandler chromosome 3, Walnut 2.0, whole genome shotgun sequence DNA:
- the LOC109011074 gene encoding pentatricopeptide repeat-containing protein At1g62914, mitochondrial: MLYNFNSYTRIRKPFAKPQNFIDFLEFHACDCGTKEEFIGQKVTSRSRNSLFINHYFIGFRAYYSSLSSRSSVISSHSSTSSRGQRGGKCDIDDSGVGRRRFRQLGSGASWNQQDCNFNDFDEGEELEDEEEEGEDGNDEDDFMVLNSFNRNREQREVVRRDEADEDELRHPLVREICRLIQLRSAWNPKLEGELRHLLRGLKPRQVCAVLRSQADERVALNFFYWADRQWRYRHDPIVYYTMLEVLSKTKLCQGARRVLRLMARRSIERLPEAFGYLMVSYSRAGNLRNAMRVLTLMQKAGVEPNLSICNTAIYVLVKGNKLEKALRFLARMQLVEITPNVVTYNCLIKGYCDVHRIDDAIELIAEMPLKGCYPDKVSYYTVMSFLSKEKRIKEVRKLMDKMVMDSKLIPDQVTYNTLIHMFSKHGHGNEALEFLREAEERGFCVDKVGYSAIVDSFCKAGRTDIAKELVNEMFKKGCTPDVVTYTAVLNGYCLLGKVDQAKKMLRQMYKNGCKPNTVSYTALLHGLCRHGKSSEAREMMNMSEEEWWTPSFITYAVVMHGFRREGKLSEACDLAREMIRKGFLPTPVDINLLIQPLCREGKMHEAKKFMEECLNKGCAVNVVNFTTLIHGFCQKNDLDAALSLLDDMYLSNKHPDAVTFTTLIDALGKKGRMEEATELTMKMLKKGLDPTPVTYRAVIHRYCQMGRVEDLLKLLEKMLLRHSFRTVYNQVIEKLCSFGNLEEADKLLGKVLRTASKIDAKTCHILMEAYLNKGISLSAYKVAFRMFSRNLIPDLKLCEKVTKRLMLEGKTEEADKLMMRFVERGHIVSECREHLGS, translated from the coding sequence ATGTTATATAACTTCAATTCCTACACCAGAATTCGAAAACCTTTCGCCAAACCTCAAAACTTCATCGATTTCTTAGAGTTTCATGCATGTGATTGTGGCACTAAGGAAGAATTCATTGGGCAGAAGGTTACCTCTAGATCCAGAAACTCTCTCTTTATAAACCACTATTTCATTGGATTTAGGGCATAttattcttctctttcttcaaGAAGTTCTGTCATTAGTTCTCATTCAAGCACTAGTAGTAGAGGGCAACGTGGGGGAAAATGTGACATTGATGATAGTGGTGTTGGGCGTCGCAGATTTAGGCAATTGGGTTCCGGGGCTTCTTGGAATCAGCAAGACTGTAACTTTAATGATTTTGATGAGGGTGAAGAGCTTgaggacgaagaagaagaaggagaggatggtaatgatgaagatgattttaTGGTCTTGAATTCGTTTAATAGGAACCGTGAACAAAGAGAAGTCGTAAGAAGAGATGAGGCGGACGAGGATGAACTTAGACACCCTTTGGTGAGAGAGATTTGTAGGTTAATTCAACTTAGGTCGGCTTGGAACCCAAAGCTTGAGGGGGAATTGAGGCACTTACTTAGAGGCCTTAAGCCTAGGCAAGTTTGTGCTGTTTTGCGCTCCCAGGCGGATGAACGGGTTGCTTTGAATTTCTTCTATTGGGCTGATCGGCAGTGGCGGTACAGACATGACCCGATTGTGTACTATACGATGCTTGAGGTCCTTAGTAAGACAAAATTGTGTCAGGGTGCTAGACGTGTTCTTCGGCTCATGGCACGTAGGAGTATTGAACGCCTGCCTGAAGCTTTTGGTTATTTGATGGTGTCGTATAGTCGGGCAGGTAACTTGAGGAACGCAATGCGGGTGTTAACATTGATGCAAAAAGCAGGAGTTGAACCTAATTTGTCAATATGTAACACTGCAATCTATGTTTTGGTGAAGGGGAATAAACTGGAAAAGGCATTGAGGTTCTTGGCTAGGATGCAACTTGTTGAAATTACACCTAATGTTGTCACTTATAACTGCTTGATCAAGGGGTATTGTGATGTGCATCGCATTGATGATGCCATTGAGCTGATCGCTGAAATGCCACTAAAGGGATGCTACCCAGATAAAGTTAGCTACTACACAGTGATGAGTTTTCTTAGTAAGGAGAAAAGGATAAAAGAAGTGAGGAAATTAATGGATAAGATGGTAATGGACAGTAAATTGATTCCAGACCAGGTTACCTACAATACCCTTATTCATATGTTCTCCAAGCATGGTCATGGGAATGAGGCTTTGGAATTCTTAAGGGAAGCAGAAGAGAGGGGCTTTTGTGTTGATAAAGTAGGGTATAGCGCAATAGTTGACTCATTCTGTAAGGCTGGGAGGACTGACATTGCAAAAGAATTAGTAAATGAAATGTTCAAGAAGGGTTGCACTCCTGATGTTGTGACTTACACTGCTGTTCTTAACGGGTATTGTCTCTTAGGAAAGGTGGATCAAGCTAAAAAGATGCTTCGGCAGATGTACAAAAATGGTTGCAAACCGAACACTGTATCATATACAGCCTTGTTACATGGGCTTTGTCGGCATGGAAAGTCATCAGAAGCTAGAGAGATGATGAACATGAGTGAGGAAGAGTGGTGGACCCCAAGTTTCATCACTTACGCTGTTGTGATGCACGGGTTCCGTAGGGAAGGGAAATTGTCTGAGGCCTGTGATTTGGCAAGGGAGATGATTAGAAAGGGGTTTCTTCCAACCCCAGTTGATATTAACTTGCTAATTCAGCCTCTCTGCCGAGAGGGAAAAATGCACGAGGCTAAAAAGTTCATGGAGGAGTGTCTGAACAAGGGATGTGCTGTTAATGTGGTAAACTTTACCACTTTAATTCATGGGTTTTGTCAGAAGAATGATTTGGATGCTGCTCTTTCATTGCTTGATGATATGTATCTGAGCAACAAACATCCTGATGCAGTCACGTTTACTACATTAATTGATGCATTGGGAAAGAAAGGTAGAATGGAAGAAGCAACCGAACTCACAATGAAGATGTTGAAGAAGGGTTTGGATCCTACTCCTGTTACATACAGGGCAGTTATCCATCGCTATTGTCAGATGGGTAGGGTGGAAGATTTGTTGAAATTATTAGAGAAAATGCTTTTAAGACACTCATTTAGAACAGTATATAATCAAGTTATTGAAAAGCTTTGTAGTTTTGGAAATCTTGAGGAGGCTGATAAACTCTTGGGTAAGGTATTGAGAACAGCTTCAAAAATTGATGCTAAAACATGTCACATACTTATGGAGGCGTATTTGAACAAAGGAATTTCTTTGTCGGCATATAAAGTGGCCTTTCGTATGTTCAGCCGGAATCTGATTCCTGACTTGAAGCTGTGTGAAAAGGTGACAAAAAGACTGATGTTAGAAGGAAAAACAGAGGAGGCAGATAAGCTTATGATGCGTTTTGTTGAGCGTGGGCACATTGTATCTGAGTGTCGAGAGCATCTGGGAAGCTAG
- the LOC109011073 gene encoding uncharacterized protein LOC109011073, producing the protein MDDSWRMRMGMPALPRRRSMEDTSSGRSVFGNEDTLDPEDFADVYGGPPRSVLLRKFSADYVKPGSANFYEEVFRQRESMTPARKGGRSLPAFRIPARSEGFFGDIFGSDHDDHLRRSRERSRPNSNAKSKSKSNSSSVLSSEELSPLRPMIGDDVALSSFASKLRPISVPCRWNSSTMMPELEHAKKQAAGKPAFPRNRSFHTEHQFVENEYHENFKSFYNGFPSRRVSSPETISIEPNSYRSVKVSTVDDLELNSSSSAVSSLHQDPEAETGIPDHVLSEQEDDEVMSSYVIEINCDHREGTSETVSIDETIAWFREKSQTHSTEKDLSIRHHDNEQPVEMEGRSTASEFSHQPVHGQGMIQSTEEAGKRNWTAEEEEESEKDMEVELYDEYIRLWSAGKETNIKLLISKLHQILWPDSGWQAIPLTNLTDSSQVKKAYQKARLCLHPDKLQQRGATLPQKYVAEKAFSILQNAWAAFISQDVFLN; encoded by the exons atggaCGACTCCTGGCGAATGCGCATGGGAATGCCAGCCCTCCCTCGACGCCGTTCCATGGAGGACACGTCCTCCGGAAGATCCGTTTTCGGCAACGAAGATACACTGGACCCCGAAGACTTCGCCGACGTCTATGGCGGGCCGCCGCGGAGTGTTCTTCTGCGAAAATTCTCCGCCGACTACGTGAAGCCTGGCTCCGCCAATTTCTACGAGGAGGTTTTCCGGCAGAGGGAGTCTATGACTCCAGCGAGGAAGGGCGGACGGAGTCTTCCGGCTTTCAGGATTCCGGCTAGGAGTGAGGGGTTCTTCGGAGATATATTTGGATcggatcatgatgatcatcttAGGAGGTCGAGGGAGCGCTCCAGGCCGAATTCGAATGCGAAGTCGAAGTCGAAGTCGAACTCCTCGTCGGTTCTAAGCTCGGAAGAGTTGAGCCCTCTCCGGCCGATGATCGGAGATGACGTGGCATTGTCCTCTTTCGCTTCAAAGCTCAG GCCAATCAGTGTTCCATGTAGATGGAACTCATCCACTATGATGCCCGAATTAGAACATGCGAAGAAACAAGCTGCTGGGAAGCCTGCTTTTCCTCGAAATCGCTCTTTCCACACCGAGCACCAATTCGTGGAAAATGAATACCATGAGAACTTCAAAAGCTTCTACAATGGATTCCCAAGTCGGCGGGTCTCTTCCCCAGAAACCATTAGTATTGAACCGAATTCATATCGAAGTGTCAAAGTGTCTACTGTGGATGATCTAGAGCTCAACTCCTCTTCCTCAGCTGTGTCTTCACTTCATCAGGACCCCGAGGCTGAAACCGGGATTCCGGATCATGTATTGTCCGAACAAGAAGACGATGAAGTTATGAGCTCTTATGTCATAGAGATCAATTGTGACCATAGGGAGGGAACCAGTGAAACAGTTTCTATTGACGAAACAATCGCATGGTTCAGAGAGAAGTCTCAAACACATAGTACCGAGAAAGATTTGAGCATAAGACACCATGACAATGAGCAGCCTGTTGAAATGGAAG GAAGGTCTACTGCAAGTGAATTTTCACATCAACCTGTACATGGGCAGGGAATGATTCAGTCTACAGAG GAAGCTGGAAAAAGAAATTGGAcagctgaagaagaagaagagtcagaaaAAGAT ATGGAAGTAGAGCTATATGATGAATACATAAGGTTGTGGTCTGCTGGCAAAGAAACCAACATAAAGCTGCTGATTTCAAAACTACATCAA ATTCTCTGGCCTGATAGTGGCTGGCAGGCTATACCCCTAACAAACCTAACAGACAGCTCACAAGTGAAGAAAGCTTATCAGAAAGCAAGGCTATGTCTTCACCCAGACAAGCTTCAACAAAGAGGAGCAACACTCCCACAAAAATATGTTGCAGAGAAGGCGTTCTCCATTCTCCAG AATGCATGGGCTGCTTTCATCTCCCAAGACGTCTTCCTTAACTAG